CCGGACGCGCGCATGACGTCATCGCCGATCGAGGCGGCGTCATCGACACGGTCATCGAAGCCGATCTCACATCGGGATGGCAGACGTTCACGATGTCGGTCGAAGGCCAGGAGCCGATCGAGGCGACAGCCTTCATCGTGGGGGACGAGGTCGACTTCGGCGTGCTCTCAGACATCGATGACACCGTGATGGTCACCGCCCTCCCACGTCCGTTCATCGCCGCATGGAACTCCTTCGTGGTCGACGAGCACGCGCGCCTCCCCGTTCCCGGCATGGCAGTGCTGCTCGAACAGCTGATGCGCCAGCACCCTGGTGCGCCGATGATCTACCTCTCCACGGGAGCATGGAACGTCGCCCCCACGCTCACCCGCTTCATGAACCGTCACCTGTTCCCCGATGGATCGATGCTCCTCACCGACTGGGGTCCGACGCACGACCGTTGGTTCCGCAGTGGACGCGAGCACAAGCTCTCCAACCTGCGCCGACTCGCCGCCGAGTTCCCCCACGTACGGTGGCTGTTGATCGGTGACGACGGTCAGCACGATGAATCCATCTACACCGAGTTCATGCAGGAGCACCCCGACTCTGTGGCCGGAGTGGCGATCCGGCGTCTTTCACCCGCTGAGGCGATCCTCGCCGGCGGGCGCTCCGAATCCGACGACCACTCCGACGACACGGCGCCGTGGGTTGCGGCATCCGATGGTGCTGGGCTCCGCGAGCGGCTCACCGACGCGGGCATCCTGCGCTGAACCGATGTCTGCCTCAGTGCTTGATCGCGCGACATGGACGGATCTCGAACGCGCACACCAGGAGCGTGCGGACGGGCTGACCGCCGCCCACCGTGAGCGCGCAGCTCGGGGCGAGAAGCATCCGGTGTGGGATTTCCTCTTCACGTACTATTCGTACTCGCCGTCGCAACTGCGCCGTTGGCACCCCGGCGCGGGTGTGCAGCTCGAAGACGCCGCCACGCGCAGCGGTTGGCGATGGTACTCCCCCGGATCGACACCCGACTCCTCCGTTCCGGATGCCGACTCCTTCGCTCGAGAGAAGACCGCGCTCGCCGATCTCATCGAGCGCATGTTGAGGCGCACAGCTGCGCGCCCCGGACAGTTCGGCTGCTTCGGCCTGCACGAGTGGGCGATGGTCTATCGCGATACCGAGCACCGCCACACCGCACCGCTGCGCTTGGGCCAGGGAGGCACCGACGCGGTCGTCGAGGCGCACGACCTGCGCTGCACGCATTTCGATGCGTTCCGCTTCTTCACCCCTGACGCTGTGCCTCGTAACCGTCAGCCGCTGAGTCGCGCCGACCAGCCACTGCGAGAGCAGCCCGGGTGCCTGCACGCCGGAATGGACCTGTACAAGTGGGCGACGAAGCTCGGTCCGCTCATTCCCGGCGAGCTGCTTCTCGACGCATTCGAGCTCGCGCGTGACATCCGTCTGCTCGATATGGAGGCCGCGCCGTACGATCTCTCTGCCTGGGGCGTCGTCCCCGTGCCGATCGAGACAGCAGACGGAAAGGCCGAGTACGTGCGGCGCCAGCGGGGGTTCGCCGAGCGAGGCAATGCACTGCGCCGTCAGCTGCTGACGGCATGGCTGGGGTCGGGTCAGGGCACCGGTGCGCAGCCCGCGCAGGATGCCCAGACGGCGTCGGAAGCCGCACGCTCCAGTCGCAGCGTCATGACCCGCTCCGCGGCGTCCTGAAGGCGATCGGCGGGCAACGTCCCAGTCTCGACGGCCGCGGCGATGCCCGCCGCGAGCTGTCCGGCGGTCTCTGGCGTCGAGTGCGCGATCATCAACACCACGTCGTTGCCGGCGGCGATCGCCGACACGGCGTTGGCGACCGGATCGGAATACGCGGCGATGCCGGTGGACTGCAGCATTCCCAGGTCGTCGGTGATCATGACGCCTTCGAAGCCCAGTTCCTCGCGCGCGATCTCGTGCCAGCGCGCGGAAAGCGATGCGGGCGCCGCATCCACGGCAGGGTAATCGAGGTGTCCGAACATCAGCAATGACGCTCCGGCGTCGATGCCCGCGACGAACGGAAGCGCGTCGCTCTGCCGCCACTCATCCAGTGTCTTGTCCGTGCGCGGGATCAGCGCATGCGAGTCGCCCGAAGCGGCTCCGTGACCCGGGAAGTGCTTGATGGTCGAGGCGACGAACGGCTCTTCCGCGGCGACGGCGGCCGCGACCCGTTCCGCCGCCACTGTCGGATCCGCACCGAGCGAGCGACCGTAGATGAACGATGAGGTGTCTGCTGTCGTGTCGGCGATGATGCCGAAATTCACATTGGCACCGATGCGCGCCACGAGCGATGCCCGTGCGGCGAATGCGATCGCTGTCTCCTTGGCCGCTCGGTCTTTCAGAACCGGTGATGCCGGGAACTGATCCCAAGGCAGCCGCGAGACGTACCCGCCTTCCTGGTCGATCGCCACCAGCGGCGGAAGTGCGGGATCGACGGTCAGCGAGGCGGTCACCGTCTGAAGTTCGGCCTCGGTCCCGGGGATGTTCGCGCCCATGAGGATGAAGCCGCCGAGCGGCGTGCTCGACATGTACGCAGCAAGCGCCGCGGGATCAGTGGACGGGATGTGACCCATGACGACGCTTGCGGCCCGCTGCGCGGTGCTCATCCCCTCCACGAGCTGCTCGGCCTGCGCCTGGGGTCCACCGGCATCCGCCGGTTCGACGACCGCCGGGCGCGAATCAGTCGAACCGGGCACCGCTGTGGCAGCGCCGGTCGAGACGAGTGAGATCGAGATGGCGAGTGCGCCCGCCACTGCTCCGGCGACCCGGAACGGCAGTTGGCGACGCATACCCCCACCCTACGTCCAGGGCCAGACACCCGACATGCTTGAATGTGTGCGGAAAGGACTCACATGACGACACCGCAGGCCCAGCCCGCGAATTGGTATCCGGACCCGTCTGGAGCACAGTTCCTCCGTTACTGGGATGGTGCCGCCTGGACCGGCCACACCCGGCCAGCGCCGAACACTCTGGTCCCCGCGGCCGCTCCGATGCTGCTCTATCCTCAGCAGACGCCCATACGCGTTCCCACTGGCGTGTGGCGAGGACCGGTCGATTCCCGCCCGCTGGTGCGCAACATGTTCGACGCTGTACGAGTGTGCGTTCAGAAGTATGCGAAGTTCGACGGCCGTGCGAGCCGCCCGGAGTTCTGGTACGCCGAACTCGCGTCGCTGATCGTCGCGTTCGCCGCGATTCTCGTCATCTGGATCCCGATAATCGGATGGCTCGCCCTGCTCGCACTCTGGGCATTCGCCATGGCCTCGATAGTGCCACTCCTCGCCGTGACCGTGAGGCGCCTGCGGGATGCCGGATTCCACTGGGCGTGGATCTTCATCTGCTTCGCGCCGTTCGGCAGCATCGCGCTGCTGATCCTGTGCGCGCAGCCGTCGAAGCATCCGTAGTCGACCCGCGCCCGCGCTCACCGCGCGCAGACGTCAACGGGTCAGCGCTGTCCCGATCGGTTCCGAGGTCTCCGGCGTGCCATTGCCGAAGCGAATCGTGCGGCCGATCGTCTGCGGCGCGTGAAGTGCCGCAGCGATCACGACCGCGACGTCGGCGCGCGACACCGCACCCCGGCCCTTGGGGTCGAGCTCGATGCGTCCGGTGGAATCGTCGTCGGTGAGCGCGCCAGGGCCCAGAATCGTGCCCTCGAGCCCTGTGCCGCGCAGGTGCTCGTCAGCAGCCCATTTCGCGTCGGCGTAGGCGAAGAACGAATCTCCCTCCCGAACGCCATGATCGGCGGTCGAACCCAGCCACGACACCATCACATAGCGGCTCACGCCGGCCGAGGGCGCGGCATCCATGGTGCGGATCGCCGCGTCGCGATCGACGGCGTATGTACGCGTCTGGTCTCCACCGCCGGCACCGGCCGACCATACGATCGCATCGTGACCGCGAATGACGTCGGCGAGCGCTGCGGTGTCCATCGACTCGACATCTGCGACGAGGGCTGTGGCGCCACCCTTCTCGACATCGGAGACGTGCTCAGGGTTTCGGATCACTGCCGTGACCTCATCGCCGTTCGCGACGAGCAATGGTGCGAGCAGGAGCGCGATGCGGCCGTGACCGCCGAAGACGATGATGCGGGACATGACTCCAGGCTAACGCGCCCCGCTCTCACTCGGGCAGTTGCGTGGTGTCGATGACGAAGGCCTGCGGATGCGCGGGAAGATATCGCACGACCACTGGGGCGTCCGACGGCAGCCAGGCGCTGCTGTCCGGGTGAAGCGCAGGAGAGAAGAAGTTGCTCTCGAGCGTGTACGTCTCCCCGCCCGGGGTCGAGAACGTCACCCAGTCACCGTCCACGGTTCCGGTCGTCGGCACACCGTGATCGTGGATGTACCCACGTGACACGGGCACTCCCGTCAGGGCGAGGATGCCCAGGACGAGACCGGCGAGCATGATGACGGCGAGCACGCGGAAGCCGAGCCGCTGCACACGCGCCGCGGCCACGCACAGGCCACCCGTGCGACCCGCTTCCGGCAGCCCCTCCCTCTCACGCACCGCTGTCAGCCGTGAACTCGTGCCTCCCACGCCGCGGAAGGCGAAGCCCGCGAGTCCCATCAATGAGAACCCCGCGATGAAGACCATCGCGTAGGCGTGGCTCACGGGGAAGTTGACCAGCCAGATCAGAGTGTCCATGATGTTCACGCCGCATCCTCCCGCTCTATCGTCATGGCAACGGTGTGCGGATCCTCACGGAGGTAGCGCGCCCACACCGGCGAGCCGACCTGCACACGGGCCAGCGCTTCGGGATAGACGAAGACTGTCGTGTCTGCCTCCCAGCTCTGCTGCCCCTCCGGTGCCACGAGCAGGCGCAGCTCGAGTTCGATCTGTCCCTCGCGGCGGACACCGGTGGGGCGGATGGACAGTACGGACGCCGGCGCCTGCAGGCCACTGCGACGGGCGCGCACGAGTCGAGGGGCGATGAGGCCGCGCTGGATCCGCCAGTCGAGCATCGCCTCGCGGACAGAGGCATCGTTCATGTCCGCGATCTCGACCGAATCATGGTCTGCGAGGCTGTAACGGATCGGAAGCGGGATCCCCGGTTCCACTGCCCCCTGCTCGACGGGGTCGAGCAGCATCCTCAGCCGGCTGATGAACTCGGTGCCGTCTGCGGCCGCCACGCGCACGAACAGATCGTACTGCGGTACGTCGTTCACGGTGAGGCCGGTGCGGCTCACCTCGACGATGCGGCCGACCCCGAGGTGCGTCTCGCCACGCATTCTCTTGCGCGGGATGAGAGCCCCCATCGTTCCGCCGAACGTCAGGATGAGGCCCCAGGCGACGCCGATGAAGATGGGCGCGCCGAGGGTGTCCTCGCCACGGAAGGGCAGGATCGAGGATCGCTGGTCGACCCCGAACAGTCCCTCGCCCACCCAGATCAGCAGCCAGGCCGAGAGCAGCAGCCAGATCGCCGTGACGATGATTCGGATCATGCGCCAAGGCTACCGATCCCGTCATCTCCCGATCACAGATCGCGATCAGACGATGACGCGCGATGCCGTCCTCGACAGCGCACGCTGCACGCCCTTCGCTGCCGTGCGGCCAGCACGGTTCGCACCGATCGTGCTGGCCGAAGGACCGTAGCCGACGAGCTGGACACGAGGATCCCTGACCGCGGTCGTGCCGCGTCCGTTGCGATCGAGTTGGATGCCGCCTGCCTCGCTGCGCAGGTGCAGAGGCGCGAGGTGGGCGATCGCGGGACGGAAGCCGGTCGCCCACAGGATCGCGTCGACCCGTTCGAACGAACCGTCTGCCCAGCGCACACCGTCGGGCTCGATCCGCTCGAACATCGTCCGCCGATCGGCGTACGCACCGAGCCGCTCGGCCGCATGCTCCTGCGGACGCAGCATAAGCCCGGTGACGCCGACGACGCTCTGCGGCGGAAGCCCCTGGGCGACGCGCTGCTCGACGAGCGCCACCGCAGCGGCACCGGCCTCCGGCGTGAAGTCGTCATCGCGCCAGACCGGCTCGCGGCGAGTGGCCCAGAGCGTCTCGGTGATCGGCGCGAGAGCGCCGAGGAACTGCACGGCGGATGCACCTCCGCCGACGACCAATACCCGCTTGCCTCGGAAGTGCTCTGGACCCGGATAGTCGACGGTGTGCAGCTGCTCGCCGACGAATGTCTCCATGCCCGGGTAGTGCGGCAGGAAAGGCTGCGTCCACGTACCGGTCGCGTTGACGACCGTGCGAGTTCGCCACTCGCGCTCGCCGGCGTGAATCACCAGCATCCCGCCGTCATCCGTGACGCTGTCGACGTGCACTGGTCGGATGACGGGGAGGTCGTGCACGCGCTCGTAGTCCGCGAAGGAGGCAGGCACTGCAGCATTCGCGCGCTGTGCATCGCGGGCAGGGGCGGTGGATCCGGGCAACTCGGCGACGCCGTGCACGTCGTTCATCGTCAGCGCATCCCAGCGGTGCTGCCATGCGCCGCCCGGCGCAGCGTTCGCATCGAGCACGAGGTGATCGATGCCGAGGCGCTTCAGGTGAAACGAGGTGGAGAGACCGGCCTGCCCTGCACCGATGACGATGCTCTCCATGATCTGCATGTGCATGACAACGCATACATCGACGTTGTTGTTCCCGACTCCTGACGCCCGACGGGCGGAAACACCCGGTACACGGCTCGATTGGCGGTCGCCGCTTCGGGTGTTGTATTCTTTTCGAGTTGCCCCGCTCACCCGGGGCGCGAAGATGGGCCTGTGGCGCAGCTGGTAGCGCACCTGCATGGCATGCAGGGGGTCAGGGGTTCGAGTCCCCTCAGGTCCACCGAAGAGTCCCGCGGATTTCCGCGGGACTCTTGTCGTTCGGCGCTCCTATGAAGCGGACCCCTCGAATCCGGCGAGCGCGTCGGGTGTCGTCACCTGCGACCGCCACCACGGCGTCTCGATGAAGCCGCGCTTCATGAAGACGAGCTCCATCGATGCGCTCCATCCGCGTACGCCCTTCAGGTGCGCGATCGTGCCGGTCATGAAGTCGTGCAGCGTCTCGGTCGTCGGCAGGATGATCTCACAGTAGAGCGAGTTCTCCTCGAGCGAGGAGGCCAGAAACCGCACCGAGACATGCTGCGACAATGTGTGCGCCACTGAATCGATGCGTGAGGGCTCCACGCGCACCATCAGCAGCGTCTCCGCGCTCATCCCCAATGCGGATGCCGGGATCATCGTGACCGTGGTCAGGCATCCCGCCGCTCGCATCCTCTCGTAACGCCGTCGCACGCTGCTTTCGTTGACGCCGAGCTTCGACGCCAACGAAAGGAACGAGGCGCGGCCGTTATCACGCAGCTCATCCACGATCGCTCGGTCCGTGGCATCGAAATGCGTCGGATCGCAGCTGTTCGGTGGGGGCATGTAGCCTTGCGGATCACTCGCGGCTGTCGCATGCGAGTCGTACAGCTGGCGCCCCCAGTCGAAGCTCACCTTGTACGTGTGCATGATCAGATCGCTGCGCCAGCGCTCCACACCCGGAATCGCCTGCAACCCGGTGAGTATCCGCGTGAAGTTCGCGGAATCACCCGGTATGACGACCTCGGCGAAGATGTCGAACTTGCCGGTGACCAGCGTGACGAACCGGACGTACGGCGACTCGACGAGCTGCTCCGCG
The DNA window shown above is from Microbacterium murale and carries:
- a CDS encoding App1 family protein; this encodes MSEDSAHNARIHWFARLEHRLHVWRESRARRRGRTATVLPFAGYGGSGWVRVVGRVLIVPPQRRTESGEFASVRGWRSFVGIPVSFASVQVTIAGRAHDVIADRGGVIDTVIEADLTSGWQTFTMSVEGQEPIEATAFIVGDEVDFGVLSDIDDTVMVTALPRPFIAAWNSFVVDEHARLPVPGMAVLLEQLMRQHPGAPMIYLSTGAWNVAPTLTRFMNRHLFPDGSMLLTDWGPTHDRWFRSGREHKLSNLRRLAAEFPHVRWLLIGDDGQHDESIYTEFMQEHPDSVAGVAIRRLSPAEAILAGGRSESDDHSDDTAPWVAASDGAGLRERLTDAGILR
- a CDS encoding 3-methyladenine DNA glycosylase, with the translated sequence MSASVLDRATWTDLERAHQERADGLTAAHRERAARGEKHPVWDFLFTYYSYSPSQLRRWHPGAGVQLEDAATRSGWRWYSPGSTPDSSVPDADSFAREKTALADLIERMLRRTAARPGQFGCFGLHEWAMVYRDTEHRHTAPLRLGQGGTDAVVEAHDLRCTHFDAFRFFTPDAVPRNRQPLSRADQPLREQPGCLHAGMDLYKWATKLGPLIPGELLLDAFELARDIRLLDMEAAPYDLSAWGVVPVPIETADGKAEYVRRQRGFAERGNALRRQLLTAWLGSGQGTGAQPAQDAQTASEAARSSRSVMTRSAAS
- a CDS encoding glycoside hydrolase family 3 N-terminal domain-containing protein codes for the protein MRRQLPFRVAGAVAGALAISISLVSTGAATAVPGSTDSRPAVVEPADAGGPQAQAEQLVEGMSTAQRAASVVMGHIPSTDPAALAAYMSSTPLGGFILMGANIPGTEAELQTVTASLTVDPALPPLVAIDQEGGYVSRLPWDQFPASPVLKDRAAKETAIAFAARASLVARIGANVNFGIIADTTADTSSFIYGRSLGADPTVAAERVAAAVAAEEPFVASTIKHFPGHGAASGDSHALIPRTDKTLDEWRQSDALPFVAGIDAGASLLMFGHLDYPAVDAAPASLSARWHEIAREELGFEGVMITDDLGMLQSTGIAAYSDPVANAVSAIAAGNDVVLMIAHSTPETAGQLAAGIAAAVETGTLPADRLQDAAERVMTLRLERAASDAVWASCAGCAPVP
- a CDS encoding DUF805 domain-containing protein, with the translated sequence MTTPQAQPANWYPDPSGAQFLRYWDGAAWTGHTRPAPNTLVPAAAPMLLYPQQTPIRVPTGVWRGPVDSRPLVRNMFDAVRVCVQKYAKFDGRASRPEFWYAELASLIVAFAAILVIWIPIIGWLALLALWAFAMASIVPLLAVTVRRLRDAGFHWAWIFICFAPFGSIALLILCAQPSKHP
- a CDS encoding SDR family oxidoreductase, translated to MSRIIVFGGHGRIALLLAPLLVANGDEVTAVIRNPEHVSDVEKGGATALVADVESMDTAALADVIRGHDAIVWSAGAGGGDQTRTYAVDRDAAIRTMDAAPSAGVSRYVMVSWLGSTADHGVREGDSFFAYADAKWAADEHLRGTGLEGTILGPGALTDDDSTGRIELDPKGRGAVSRADVAVVIAAALHAPQTIGRTIRFGNGTPETSEPIGTALTR
- a CDS encoding NAD(P)-binding domain-containing protein, with product MHMQIMESIVIGAGQAGLSTSFHLKRLGIDHLVLDANAAPGGAWQHRWDALTMNDVHGVAELPGSTAPARDAQRANAAVPASFADYERVHDLPVIRPVHVDSVTDDGGMLVIHAGEREWRTRTVVNATGTWTQPFLPHYPGMETFVGEQLHTVDYPGPEHFRGKRVLVVGGGASAVQFLGALAPITETLWATRREPVWRDDDFTPEAGAAAVALVEQRVAQGLPPQSVVGVTGLMLRPQEHAAERLGAYADRRTMFERIEPDGVRWADGSFERVDAILWATGFRPAIAHLAPLHLRSEAGGIQLDRNGRGTTAVRDPRVQLVGYGPSASTIGANRAGRTAAKGVQRALSRTASRVIV
- a CDS encoding Lrp/AsnC family transcriptional regulator, with product MSSIDLGREISDLDRRIMVALQQDGRASWTSIAEFAGASVSTVTRRGQQMLAEGIVRVGIVPTLGSEGHVESFLIRINCTPGSQVRVAEQLVESPYVRFVTLVTGKFDIFAEVVIPGDSANFTRILTGLQAIPGVERWRSDLIMHTYKVSFDWGRQLYDSHATAASDPQGYMPPPNSCDPTHFDATDRAIVDELRDNGRASFLSLASKLGVNESSVRRRYERMRAAGCLTTVTMIPASALGMSAETLLMVRVEPSRIDSVAHTLSQHVSVRFLASSLEENSLYCEIILPTTETLHDFMTGTIAHLKGVRGWSASMELVFMKRGFIETPWWRSQVTTPDALAGFEGSAS